The following coding sequences lie in one Musa acuminata AAA Group cultivar baxijiao chromosome BXJ3-1, Cavendish_Baxijiao_AAA, whole genome shotgun sequence genomic window:
- the LOC135629223 gene encoding transcription factor VOZ1-like, producing MGTGCKSALHHLHRDKARNRVDDLQSAIKDCRAADVAVLEEQVHQRLRECWAELNQPSPATSLQTLRLLQLSEEEDDATSKLAELAFGNTPKPELVELQQADVGPAQGGRAANFQEEYYVNQNVVGQKLPYADHYESNLQTGPDNVTCHEGVNHYNYQQYNMHQELPRDLYVDVDPTE from the exons ATGGGGACGGGCTGCAAGTCGGCGTTGCACCATCTGCACAGGGACAAGGCCAGGAACCGGGTGGACGACCTCCAGTCCGCCATCAAGGATTGCCGCGCCGCCGACGTTGCTGTCCTCGAGGAGCAGGTCCACCAGAGGCTCCGCGAGTGTTGGGCCGAGCTCAACCAGCCTTCACCCGCCACCTCCCTGCAG ACGCTCCGTCTGTTGCAGCTGAGCGAGGAGGAGGATGATGCGACGAGCAAGCTGGCCGAGTTGGCGTTCGGGAACACACCAAAGCCCGAGCTAGTGGAATTGCAACAAGCTGATGTTGGACCCGCGCAAGGTGGACGGGCTGCCAACTTTCAAGAG GAATACTATGTGAATCAGAATGTAGTTGGGCAGAAGCTCCCATATGCCGACCACTATGAGAGCAACCTGCAGACAGGGCCAGATAACGTGACTTGCCACGAAGGGGTCAATCATTATAATTATCAGCAATACAATATGCATCAAGAACTGCCCCGTGATCTTTATGTTGATGTCGATCCTACTGAGTAG